A segment of the bacterium genome:
CGGCTACATGCCGTTCTATCCCGGGCCCGGCATCGGCGGCCACTGCATTCTGATCGACCCGTACTACCTTGCGTGGAAGGCCCGCGAGTACGACTTCCACTCAAACTTCATCGAGCTCGCGGCCGAAACCAACGAGGGCATGCCATTCTACGTCGCCGACCGGATTACCGAAGTGCTGGGCATCAACGGCATCGCCGCCTCCAAGGCCAGGTTGCTAATCCTCGGCGCGGCGTTCAAGGGCAACGTCGAGGATACGCGCCACTCACCGGCGATCAAAGTAATGGAACTGACCCATGGCAAGGTCAAGAGAATTGACTACCACGACCCATACGTGCCGCAGATTCACTTCAATGGAACCGGGTTCAAGTCGGTGCCGCTGACTGCGAAGGCGCTCAAGTCGGCCGACTGCGTCGTGATTCTCACCGACCACAAGTGCTTCGACTACGACTTCATCTTCAAGCACAGCCGGCTGATTCTCGATGCGCGCAACGCGATCAAACGCCGCGGCTCGAAGAAGCTCTACACCCTCGGCAACCACCCGGTCAAGCGCTGACCGCGCCCCGGACTCGAAACTGAAACGTCCCGCGTCGGATGTGGGCCGCACCACATCCAGACAGCGCTCACGCGCCGGTCTGAAATTCCCCAGCCCAGTCCCGTACGGACGCGACCACGCCGGGCAAGGCGCGCCGGACCGGGTGGGACAGCTCTTCCCCGAACTCGATACTCTCCGGTTGGATGCCGAGCAGTTCGACTGTCGCTCCCGTCTCCATCGAGAGCATCTCTATCGTTAGGGTGAGAGGCAGAGTGTGAGTCGAGAGCAGGCCATACGACAAACCGTCGACCTCCTCGCGGCTGAACAGACGAAACTCGCCGGGTTTTGCGCCGTAGTGGCAGCAGTCAACCACGAGTATGTGGGTGGGCTTTCGGACCGCGACCGGCTGGACGTAGTTCTCCGGCGTGCTGCCGCAGTCGAGGACGAAGAGAGAGGTTGAGGCTAAGGTTGAGGTCCCAAACTTGACCTTGACCTTAGCCTCAACCTTCTGGATCTCGTCGCATACGATGCAGCCGATTGCATCGTCCCCGCGCAGCCTGTTGCCGACCCCGAGGATTGCTACCGAGTTGGCCTCGAGACTTGGGACTGGCGCTTCCCGCTCGACACTCGTCAATTCCTCACAGTTTCTTCAGCCACTGCTTGCATTCGCTGACGTAGTGCGGTAGCCAGGGAACGTCGTCCTGATACGGCTCCCACGCAATCACACGGTTGAACCGTTCCCGCGCTTCGTCCTTCTTGCCCATCTGCGTGTAGGCCTTGCCGCATACGTCCCAGTTCTCGGCCATGGAATACTTGTCGTCGGGAAACGCCCGTGGTATCGCTGAATCCAGTACCGCCCCCACCTGAACTGCGTCGGCGTAGCGCCCGCCCTTGAAGTATGCGTCGCGCATCGTGCGCATAACGCTTCTGTTGCCGGGATAGATAGCGAGCACCCGCTTGCAGTAGTCAACTGCCTCATCGTATCGCTCATCGGTCTTGAGCATCATGGCCATCATCATCTCCGCCGGCCCCTTGAGCGGCCCGTCGCCGTCCGCCATGGGCCGGACGACGGCGTATGCTCTTGGACGCGACCCCATCAGATGCAGACCCAACGTGTACTTCGACGACGTCGCCTTGTAGTAGTCAATCATGCCCGATGCGAGTCGCGCCTCGGCCAGACTCGAATCTCGTCTCAGGGCCGCATCCAGGTGCGGGGATACGTCCAGCATCGCCTTGCCCGCGGACATCTTCCGTCCCTGCCAACCGAGAAAGCTCGAGCGGTTGAGCTGGGTCAAACCGAAGTAAAGGTGGGCCTGCGCGTCTTCCGGATCCTCGGCCAACTGCTGCCGGCAGAGCATCAACACGTGGTCGCTGAGTGCGAAGAAGGAGTCCGCAAGCACCCCGCGTCCGGAATCGTTGATGAAAAGCTGAAGCACGGCCGCCTGCCAGTAGTACCCGGCCGGGTCAGTCGGCTCTGCCTGGATTGCCGCGGCGGTAATTGCCAGCGCGGAGTCATACTGCTGCAGATAGCCGAGTTCCCGCACACGCGCGATATCGCCTGTGCTCATGCCCGCGGCCACGGAGACCGCGAACGCAAACAGCAGGCTAGGCTTCAGCGATGACGTCGATCTCAACCGAGACTCCCTTGGGCAGGGCCGCGACCTGAATGGTCGAGCGAGCAGGAAACGGTTCGCGGAAATAGCGGGCGTACACCTCGTTGACCTTGCCGAACAGGCCCATGTCGGTCAGGAACACCGTGGTCTTCACCACCCGGCTCAGGTCAGTACCGGCCGCGGCGAGAACCGCGGCAAGGTTGGCGAACACCTGCTCTGTCTCCTTCACAATGTCGCCCGTCACCAGGTTGCCGGTGTTCGGGTCAATCGGTATCTGCCCGGACGCGAAGACCAGATTGCCGTACCGCACGGCCTGACTGTATGGCCCAATCGGCTTCGGCGCCTTGTCGGTCAAGATCGCTTTCCGCTCACCGCTCATGATTTGCTACCTTTCCCCTCCTCACCCTCGCTACGCTCTCCCTCTCCTCTCAGAGGAGAGGGATGGGGTGAGGAGAATCCGGACCTAATCACTCGTCACTCGCCATTCGTCACTCGACACTTCCTCATGATGCCAGATTGCCCAAGGCAATTGAATACAGCTTGGTTTCTGCCGAATCGGCCCGGGACAACATCACAATCGGCTTCCGTGCCCCGACGATGATACCGGCGCACTTTGCCCCGCCCAGGTACTGGAGCCCCTTGGCCAGGATGTTCCCGGTTGCGAGCGACGGCACTACCAGTATGTCAACGTTGCCCGACACCTCGCTCGCGACCCGCTTGATCTTCGCCGCCTCCGGTGAAAAGGCGATATCAAGGGCGAGCGGTCCCTCAATCACGGCCTCACCGAACTCGCCCTGGTCTCCCATTCTCGCCACAATCGCCCAGTCCAGGGTGTCCGCGACATTGAGCGTTATCTTCTCGACC
Coding sequences within it:
- a CDS encoding tetratricopeptide repeat protein, with protein sequence MRSTSSLKPSLLFAFAVSVAAGMSTGDIARVRELGYLQQYDSALAITAAAIQAEPTDPAGYYWQAAVLQLFINDSGRGVLADSFFALSDHVLMLCRQQLAEDPEDAQAHLYFGLTQLNRSSFLGWQGRKMSAGKAMLDVSPHLDAALRRDSSLAEARLASGMIDYYKATSSKYTLGLHLMGSRPRAYAVVRPMADGDGPLKGPAEMMMAMMLKTDERYDEAVDYCKRVLAIYPGNRSVMRTMRDAYFKGGRYADAVQVGAVLDSAIPRAFPDDKYSMAENWDVCGKAYTQMGKKDEARERFNRVIAWEPYQDDVPWLPHYVSECKQWLKKL
- a CDS encoding RidA family protein, with the translated sequence MSGERKAILTDKAPKPIGPYSQAVRYGNLVFASGQIPIDPNTGNLVTGDIVKETEQVFANLAAVLAAAGTDLSRVVKTTVFLTDMGLFGKVNEVYARYFREPFPARSTIQVAALPKGVSVEIDVIAEA
- a CDS encoding hydrogenase 3 maturation endopeptidase HyCI, with protein sequence MTSVEREAPVPSLEANSVAILGVGNRLRGDDAIGCIVCDEIQKVEAKVKVKFGTSTLASTSLFVLDCGSTPENYVQPVAVRKPTHILVVDCCHYGAKPGEFRLFSREEVDGLSYGLLSTHTLPLTLTIEMLSMETGATVELLGIQPESIEFGEELSHPVRRALPGVVASVRDWAGEFQTGA